Within Anolis sagrei isolate rAnoSag1 chromosome X, rAnoSag1.mat, whole genome shotgun sequence, the genomic segment ctggatgtaggtgaactacaactccaaaacgcaaggtcaatgctcaccaaacccttccagtattttctgttggtcatgggagttctgtgtgggaggtttggctcaattctatcgttgatggggttcagaatgctctgtgattgtaggtgaactataaatcccagcaactacaactctcaaatatcaagactctattttccccaaactccaccagtgttcatatttgggcatattaagtattcttgtagagtttggtccagacccatcactgtttgagtccacagtgatctctggatgtaggtgaactacaactccaaaaccaaaggacactgcccaccaaatccttccagtattttctgttggtcatgggagaactgtgtgccaagtttggttcaattccatcattgatggggttcagaatgctctttgattgtaggtgaactataaatcccagtaactacaactcccaaatgacaacatcgatttttttgagtgaaggacatacattgggttgttaggtgtcttttgtccaaatttggtatcaattcatccactggtttttgagttatattaattccaCGAATGAACatcaaatttttatttatatagatattcattctttgcattttaaaaaatccttgtaaccttactttccagataaccctcgtatttGGCACTGTATTATTCGCTGGATCCAAATATAAAAGAAGGTTCTGCTGCACTTATAGTAAATAACAGATCAGATGAATAATAGGGATAGAAGCAGATGGGAGGTGTGGTTTGGTTTTCCCTTGCTTTGTTTTGTGTTTAACCACAAAGAGTTTTTATGATCCGAAGGTCAAGATTCAACTGTGTGTTTCGGCATCTAATGCCAGTGGAATAGGGCCCTTTCCACCCATCACCCATTGTCACCACTGTGACAATAAACCTGCCCCTAAGACTATCCCAACCCTCCAGCTCCAGTTTTAAGATGGCATAGGGTTACAGGAAGGACAAGTAAACAACAACTTTAGAATACAGGGGGCATGTATCTTAGATCTTGACTCACACATAAAATTTTGAGTTAGCGAGAACCCAGTGTGATGAAGTGTAcatttttatctacagttatgtattgtTATAGATAAGTGTTTGTACGGGTAAGTATATAGTATTGCATAATATTGGGagatggtagccagcttagctcgctttgagctgagttgctatggagataggggcggagccaactgccacttggcagagcaGCCATTTTAAAGCAGTCAGTCTGTGGTCGGTGAACTGCAGaagtggctggttctgttgtgtgtgggGAACCAGTGAGGTATCCTGTAGTTAAATAACTACAGGGGAAGGCTGATTCATTGGTattaagaatcaggaaggttttggctttgagCCAATATAGATTAGCTAAGtcgaggcatgatcatcaagtttgcagatgacaccaaattgggagggatagccaatactccagaggacaggaattcaaaacgatcttgacagattagggagatgaagggccaaaactaacaaaatgaagttcaacagggacaaatgcaagatactccactttggcaaggaaaaacgaaatgcaaagatacagaatgggggatgcctggctcgagagcagtacgtgtgaaaaggatcttggagtcctcgtggacaacaagttaaacatgagccaacaatgtgatgcggtggcaaaaaaagccaatgggattttggcctgcatcaagaggagcatagtgtctagatctagggaagtcatgctccccatgctctattctgctttggttagaccacacctggaatattgtgtccaattctgggcaccacaattcaagagagatattgacaagctggaatgtgtccagaggagggtgactcaaatgatcaagggtctggagaacaagccctaagaggagcggcttaaggagctgggcatgtttagcctgaagaagagaaggctgagaggggatatgatagccatgtataaatatgtgagaggaagccacagggaggagggagcaagcttgttttctgcttccctggagactaggacgcaatggaacaatggcttcaaagtacaagagaggagattccatctgaacatgaggaagaacttcctgactgtgagagccgttcagcagtggaactctctgccccgaagtgtggtggaggctccttctttggaagcttttaaacagaggctggatggccatctgtcaggcgtgatttgaatgaaatattcctgcttcttggcagaatggggttggactggatggcccatgaggtctcttccaactctttcattctatgagtgacttatttatattaaacGTAAGGGTtgtggaaaaagaggggaagcccTAATAAGCATCTATATTGTAACAGAACCATCATAAAGAAAGGATAGGTGTGTGCCTGAaacaatctgttaaagaaagaaacatctttttaaaggaaCTAAGTTAGAGACCTGTATGTTAGAAGAATTAGACCTCCTAAGAGTTATTTCTGAATTGTTATGAATGTAACCTTTAAAGATCTGtacctctaagacagtggttctcaaccttctttatgccgcgaccccttaatacagtttcttatgttattgtgactcccaaccataagattattttccttgctactttcataactgtaattttgttactgctatgaattgtaatgtaaatatctgatatgcaggatgtattttcattcattggaccaaatttggcataaatacctgatatgcccaaatttgaatactggtgggtttggggtgtgtgtgtgataatgattttgttatttgggagttgtagttgctgggatttatagttcacctacaatcaaaagagcattctgaaatccatgaacaatggaattgaaccaaacttggcacacagaactcccactaccaacagaaaatagtggaaggctttgatggaaattgcccttgagttttggagttgtagttcacttacatccagagagcactgtggactcaaacaatgatagatatggaccaaacttggcatgaatactcaatatgcccaaatgggaacactggtggagcttgggcaaaatagaccttgacttttaggagttgtagttgctgggatttatagtttacctacaatcaaaaagtattctgaatcccaccaacgatagaattgggccaaacttcccatacagagacccccatgatcaacagaaaatactggagggatttgggatgaattgacagtgatttaggggaaatgtagttcacctacatccacagagcactgtgaacccaaatgagtatgccaaagggatttctaccaccatcagaaatgtgttttctgatggtctttggtgacccctctgaaaccccctcgcgacccccaggttgagaaacactgctctaagagaaaggaaactttgaaactatcaagcttctgtacctcaataaacttgttacagtttctttttaaaatcaagcCTATGTTACCATTCTTTCCATGTCAAGTCACGCTacatattgaagaaagaccaaagcaacattacaagctattagttgtgatATCAAAGTAAAAGGTCCTCACAAAGAGGTGGCTCCTTTTACCAACTCTCTATATATtgatagtagttatatttatacatcCTTATAATTTGGTGGCATCATTGCAAATTAGTGGCCAAGCTTTTACAATGAGTAACAGTAATATATGAGCTCCTTCACACCCAGCAACTCCTTTAGCCGTAAGTCTCTTATCACCTCTAGTTCCATCAAAATTTCACCAATCAAAAAAATCTGCGCCAGAAAATAAGCAGCCCAGAAATTTAACAAAaattttattacaaaaaaaaaaaccacccaaaaaaggtgagcaggCCATATACAAGTATATAGCATGGAGTTTCAGGACAGCAACATAAAATTCATCAACCAGGGGACTATGTATGTGGAGATCATTTGCAGACAGCTCACAAAGAGATGCTGATGCTGTATGAGTCTGTTTATGGTGACCCTGAATGTAGTATCTTTTCTTGGCCAAGCTCTGGAGCCTTCCTAAATCTGACAGCCCTTTACTTCCCAGCAATAAGAGGGTTCCTCAGCACCACAATGACTGAATCGCCACGAAGGAACATCTTGGAGATGTAGCGATCCTTGTTGACAGGCTTTGACTTCTTCTTGCCTTTTCCGCTCTTGGGCACCTCCGTCCACATCTCTTTGACATTTTCCAACACCATGTTGCAATGCCTAATGGGAAAAAGAATGTTGTTACAGGGAGGAAAGAGAGTGCCTCCAAatgacaattaaaacttgtgcgccagctgcgcccgtaacttgtgaagtctgatctggccacggtggtccacgctctggttacatcccgtatagactattgcaacactctctacgtggggttacctttgaagactgctcggaagctacaactagtccaacaagcggcagccagactactaacaggagcggggtacagagagcatactactcctctgttgcgtcagctccactggctgccaatcagcttccgagcacaattcaaagtgctggtgttgacctataaagccctaaacgactccggcccaatttacctgtccgaacgtcttctcccctatgaaccatcaaggtaaTTAAGATCttgctctcggtctcacccctTTCGCaatcgcgattggtgggaacaagggacagggccttcacggtggtggctcctcggctctggaactccctcccgatggagattagatctgccccttccctcctgacttttagaaagctggtaaaaacatggctttggaatactgcatttgcagaatgatgattgagtcaataactgctgaccataTCGATGGCGATGGCGATGAATTTATGATTTATTCTGACGAACTGACCTTTTGtaagttgtataattgtattttaatgtatttttgtactattgcattatgatgtttactgtggtttatcttaCTGTATTTTAACCCTCTGTTGTTAGCCAGcccgagtccctcttcggaggttgagaagaccgggatacaaaatctcgaaataaataaataaataaatagcaggctGGGCAGCAGCTGACTCTTGAATCCCTTATGCAGCTGTTTGTTGAGTAAAACAGAGAGGAAAGGTGAGCCCAGATAAGCCTAATTCACACAACATGTCTTAAAATCATAGCTTTGGTAAGTCTGACCAACAAAAATGGACACCAATGAAAAATAGACATTTGTGATACTTAAAATATTATCCTGAAGCATGAATAATCACTAGACAGctcaaaatgttcttgtttacttatGCTTATATGAGCAATTGCTTCATTTCTGATGTGCGGACTGTTCGTTTTGAATAAACAAGTTCAATTCCTCCTCCTGTTGTGATGGAGTAACTAGTGCAGATAGGTATATTTAGCCTTGCTCTCACATCTTCTTTGCACTGTATAGCCCCATTTTCAGTCACATTTCTGGTCTTCTCTATGTAATAAGTTTATGGTTTTCCAAATCCATGTACAGGTTAAACATCCTAATATCCAAAATACTatacctaactataactggcaggtggcttgccctatgaatgcagccaaaggaagccacctatctgcaaagtccctgcaacttaggactatgaacaaacactcagtgcaaaacacaaattTGGAGCCCCTGGAAAATCCGTTCCAGAACACAGACAATTCAacatattgcccccccccccaaaaaaaaaaaaaaaaccattttccTGGTGTGCAAgtctttaggcctgttcctgggattatttggggtgctgattcagaaaactgaattggatagactgtatcagctgtagtttctcagACAGCGTTATCATGTTTTTCTATGAATGAGCAGAGAGTGACTGGTAtaaggcatatgttctgtatctcaaaaaactAGAGTTGATAGAGGAAAACTGACGTCATTTTCAGGTGACTTTCTACTGCTGTGCTATAGAAAGTGTCCAAACCTACTGCAACTgtgcatggtttggtaactgcagtAATTAGTTgttccaaagggtcaccacttttgcatgagagaagcctcccacaaggatgataaaacatcaaatcatccgggcgtcccctgggcaacatccttgcagacagccaattctctcacaccagaagcgacttgcagtttctcaggtcactcctgacacgacaaaaaaaaaccccaaaaaaccccacttttGCACAGAGAACCACTGGCTgctctctcccctctttggaagaactttataggtcCCGCAGCTTTCAAAAAGCTCAGCGATTTTTGGGTATCCATCTCACCCagaatatatgtttttaattattaccatctggcgGATGGTACAAAGAAGGACAAACTGACTGAGGgacagcttttatcctagagctataACTATACTGAACTCTATGGCTTTGCATTGATGTagcattgggggctgtgcagtGGTGGTGGAAGCGTAGAGGAATGCgtatgttgttttgtgatgtgtgctggggaaagcatttaattttgttgtaccgTGTACCATGACaacaaagttattctattctatttttggAACCAGTAGGTCAAATATACACAGTAACAGGGCTAACATCTTTTTTCATGGGCCAGACATGTTTAATTTAATAGAAATTGTCTTCAATCTTTTATACATTCAAGTGAgaaaccaaaatgtgtgttggccaatgtaaCTCAACAGCACAGGACACCTGAGGAAACCACAGGTGAGCTCCTACCTGTCAAAGGCCTTGACTCGCCCCAAGAGCTTCTTGTTGTTGCGACAGTTGATCAGCACCTGAGTGTTGTTTTTGACCGACTGCGTGAGGACAGAGAGGGGTCCGGTGTTGAACTCCTCTTCTTCTCGCTTCTGCAGCTCCTCTGGGGTCATTTCACTCTTGGGCTTGTTTAAGAGACTcctggggaaaaaaggaaggcagaATTACTCCACAGGTATCTGACACAAGGCTGTAGGCCTCAGCTAACTGCAACTACACTATTtcatgagtgcatctacactggataatgcagtttgacagcactttagctgccatgactccatAATTAGATAATTCATAATTatcttgaattattattattactattattaatgaaGCTGATCCAAtagctgtattgttgtatttgggctcggcctcatgtaagccgcaccaagtcccttggggagatggtagcggggtataaataaagtgttattattattattattattattaactttatttgtaccccgctagcatctcctgtaggactcgatgcggctcacacaggccgaagcctcaaaacacagtacaacagaacataatacaacagcaataccagaagcaaatcaaaacagttaagcaaaatagacaataacagtaacaatacatcaagacactttaaaactgggccggccagagcagtgggtacaggaattaaaagtgctgaagtggcaggaggaatgtaggattataaaataagtgcggtgtgcagtgatattattattatttataatggttTCTTGGTGTCCGGTATTTTTgacataattgtgtgtgtgtgtatgtataggtaaaggttttcccctgacatgaagtccagtcgtgtccaactctggggtgtggtgttaatctccatttataagccgaagagccagcgtcgtCCGTAGGCatctccacggtcatgtggccggcatgcctgcatggagcgctgttaccttaccgccggagtggtacctattgatgtagtcacatttgcatgtttttgaactgctagtttggaaAGTGCAAAGGCTAACCTGACTAACGCAAACATCTGGGCCTCAAggatcagtgctgagtccaggagggccCCCAAattgcgaacctgtgtcttcagggggagtgtgaccccatccagaacaggctggatccctattccttgGTCTGCTAACTGACCAGCAGCACCTCTCTCTTGTCTgggttaagtttcaatttgtttgccctcatccaatccattactgatgatgatgtgttgtgtccaaatctcatgtcaattcgtccagtggtttttgagttatgttcatcccacaaacaaacattacattttatttatatagaagatatataaacgctctctacatgggtttgcctttgaagactgttcggaagcttcaaatggtccaatgggcagcagcattctctcctgatcttttgcctgcatctatggcaagcatcctcagaggttgtgaggtcctctagaagcattttcccctgacctttcacctgcatctatggcaagcatcctcagagggtgtgaggtcctctagaagcattctctcctgacctttcgcctgcatctatggcaagcatcctcaaaggttgtgaggtcctccagaagcattctctcctgactttttgcatcctcagaggttgtgaggtcctctagaagcattctctcccgacctttcgcctgcatctatggcaagcatcctcagaggttgtgaggtcctctagaagcattctctcctgacctttcgcctgcatctatggcaagcatcctcagaggttgtgaggttctcttgaagcattctctcctgacctttcgcctgcatctatggtaagcatcctcagaggttgtgaggtcctctagaagcattctctcctgacctttcgcctgcatctatggcaagcaccctcagaggttgtgaggccctctagaagcattctctcctgaccttttgcatcttcagaggttttgaggtcctctagaagcattctctcctgacctttcacctgcatctatggcaagcatcctcagaggttgtgagttcctctagaagcattctctcctgacatttcgcatcctcagaggttgtgaggtcctctagaagcattctcccctgacctttcgcctacatctacgacaagcatccgcagaggttgtggggtcctctagaagcattccctcccgacctttcgcctgcatctatggcaagcatcctcagaggttgtgaggtcctctagaagcattctctcctgacctttcgcctgcatctatggcaagcatcctcagaggttgtgaggtcctctagaagcattctcccctgacctttagcctgcatctatggcaaggtcctctagaagcattctctcctgacatttcgcctgcaatcatcctcagaggttgtgaggtctgtcctTTTCTCCATTCATTAACCCAAGCTGACTATCCAAAGAAAGGACCCATTAACCAAGGCCTTTTCCATAGGGATATTCATGAGACAAGTGAAGATGAAGCCTCCCTCCCTTAAAGCCTTCCCAAAGTTGGTTTTCTTACATGATTTCTCAACTAATCCGCAAGACACCGGCGACCAGCGTGCAGAACGGCTCCTCAACAGCGTCGGGGAAAAAAAGATGGCCGCCTTCCACTTCCACTTCCGGGTGATAATGCATTGCGCATGCGTCGTGCCTGTGTTTTTCCAATTGGAGAAGCGCGCGCACACTTCGCTTTGCAAGGCGACGGGGAGCGGGAAGAGTCAAAAAGAATCCGCGAAgcgttttttcttcttctactctgctctctctcctccttttgaTTCTCCCATTGGATTTTAAAAGCATTGGGCATTCCAGATCCCCCCCCAAAATTAACTCAGGATTTCCTCTATCTTTAAGCCATGTAACTACAACTTACATGGCATAAAGGCTTAGATCCCATAGGTGTTAagtcttggcagttaaagtgggatcaaactgggttaattctacagtgtagatgaggtataggccaacttgggccctccaggtgttttggactccaactcccaccattcctaacagccttccggctgttaggaatggtgggagttggagtccaaaacacctggagggcccaagttgacctaTACctcatctacactagaattaacgcagtttgatcccactttaactgccaagactTAACACCTATGGGATCTAAGCCTTTATGCCAtgtaagttgtagttttgcaagttctttctgcctccccaaactacaaatcccatcatccgctttggttagaccacacctggaatactgtgtccaattctgggcaccacaattcaagagagatactgacaagctggaatgtgtccattggagggcaactaaaatgatcaagggtctggagaacaagccctatgaggagcggcttaaggagctgggcatgtttagtctgaagaagagaaggctgagaggagacataatagtcatagataaatatgtgagaggaagccacagggaggaggagggagcaagcttgttttctgcttccctggagactaggacgcaatggagcaatggcttcaaactacaagagagtagattccatctgaacatgaggaagaacttcctgactgtgagagccgttcagcagtggaactctctgccccggagtgtggtggaggctccttctttggaagctttgaaacagaggctggatggccatctgtcaggggtgatttggatgcaatattcctgcttcttggcagaatggggttggactggatggcccatgaggtctcttccaactctttgattctatgattctatgagacacaATGacttattttttattgatttgtttagtttttattatatgttatgtttttaattgtatttatgacattgtaaacaTTGGATTTTGACGggctgagtcgcctacgggctgagaaaggctgtatacaaatacagtaaataataaataaataaataaatttattatttctatcctgcttttcatCCAACTCGAGACTCAAAGCGGCGAACAAcacataaaaagcaaaaacataatATGCAATAAAAGTAAGACAGCACTTTCATAAACTTAGTCATATctaatttaaaaaattgtaaaaaCAGACATCAACGTAAATAGAGACTAACAAAGAACATAAACATTAAATAGATTAAAAACCccatctggtgtcaattcatttaGGCTGTACGCACACATGTATATCCATGCATTAATatctaattattttttttaaattgttgtttttgtttagttttaagTTTTGTAATTAGATTGTGTTGTTTTTGgtcgccttgagtccctatggggagaataacttaataataactgttttgaacatgattatattattacttttatcatctagaattattattattatcttgaattattattattactattattaatgaaGCCAATACCAATATATGTATAATGATCTCTTGGTGTCCAGTATTTTTGACATATTTATGTGCCtgcgtatgtatgtatatatgtatgtatgtgtgtggatatatatattatatgactCTTACATGATTTCTTAATCCACAAGACACTGGCGACCAGCGTGGAGAATGGCTCCTCAGCGGGGTCAAAAAAAGATatatgagggtgggtcaaaaagttttgccttctgtgtcataaaaacacacaccccataagtgtatgcatgtgtgtgtgtgtgtgcgcacacacaaacacacatattacacctataacaaaatattttgaagGTGTGACCCAAGCTTAAACACAGGATTCATGGCTATTTTGCATACATCTTATAAACAGGGCctgaattatatatattttgggTACGAAATGAAATAGGGGTacaatgaaccatcagaaaaagaaaaattccCTATTGAAGCACATCTCCTGCTCTCTTTATAGAGAAAGTATGACCTCTTTATTAGCTTCCAATTGCTTCTATATTTTGTTTGTCtgctccatttttaaaataataataataataataattattattattattattattattattattattattatggcctttGAAGTGTGGTTGCCCTATGCAGATTCCGGGACAGAAAATTAAATATCACTGCAAtaatgtattactattattataatattaatattattattattttttctaaagGAAACTCAAAGGcccgatctacactgccatataatgcaacttCAAACagtgttatatggtcagtgtagactcaaataatgcagctcttttatttatttatttatttatcccccgctttatctctcctgaaggagactcaaagcagcttaacataaaagcattagcattatagtttaaaatgcacaaatatacaaacattaaaatggattttttttgtcttgtcaggagcgacttgagaaactgcaagttgcttctggtgtgagagtattggctgtctgcaaggacgttgcccaggggacgcccggatgatttgatgtttatcatccttgtgggaggcttctctcatgtccctgcatgaggagctggagctgatagagggagctcatccacctctccccagattcgaacctgcgacctgtcggtcttcagtcctgccagcacaggggtttaacccactgcgccaccagtggctccgttaaaatggaattaaatataaacagtatttaaaaattcacatttaaaaaacattaaaacatatttaaattaaaaccatagcaccccctgacttgatcttaaataCCTTTATCTTTAAAAGTTCAgttcagttaaactgcattatatttatttatttttttatttacaacattttaaccccgctcttctcacccccgcagggggactcagagcggctaacaatggcaacgattcgatgccgcaataattacaattataa encodes:
- the LOC132781961 gene encoding small nuclear ribonucleoprotein Sm D2; amino-acid sequence: MSLLNKPKSEMTPEELQKREEEEFNTGPLSVLTQSVKNNTQVLINCRNNKKLLGRVKAFDRHCNMVLENVKEMWTEVPKSGKGKKKSKPVNKDRYISKMFLRGDSVIVVLRNPLIAGK